A window of the Roseburia sp. 831b genome harbors these coding sequences:
- a CDS encoding M23 family metallopeptidase — protein sequence MHLKLHPFSKILLFFVLVLATVILLDCMNQYVLQRDAFSYEKAFTNFRNQEITQDDLTCLREESETGKVDFYELLTMYYAKDNNLEAPEKLKEQVLFEKKYQSASFLKLEQAVESVWADVSVFPVGEVESNPDASVFFCNSWMQSRTYGGKRGHEGCDIMASVNERGIYPVYSMTDGVIEKIGWLPKGGYRIGVRSPSGGYFYYAHLAEYAKEFAIGEKVEAGGLLGLMGDTGYSEIEGTTGNFDVHLHVGIYVTIEGEEVSVNAYPVLAELADGMDFVELK from the coding sequence ATGCATTTAAAACTTCATCCATTCAGTAAGATTCTTTTGTTTTTCGTACTGGTTCTAGCAACGGTTATTTTGTTGGACTGCATGAACCAGTACGTCTTACAAAGAGACGCTTTTTCCTATGAAAAAGCATTTACCAATTTTCGAAATCAGGAGATTACACAGGATGACTTAACGTGTCTTCGCGAGGAAAGCGAGACGGGAAAAGTGGACTTTTATGAATTGTTAACCATGTATTATGCAAAAGATAACAATTTGGAAGCACCAGAAAAGTTAAAAGAACAGGTTTTATTTGAAAAAAAATATCAAAGTGCCTCGTTTTTGAAGTTAGAGCAGGCGGTTGAATCTGTATGGGCAGATGTATCTGTTTTTCCGGTAGGAGAGGTGGAATCAAATCCAGATGCATCTGTCTTTTTCTGTAATAGCTGGATGCAAAGCCGAACCTACGGAGGAAAGCGGGGGCATGAAGGCTGCGACATTATGGCGAGTGTGAACGAGCGTGGCATATACCCTGTTTACAGCATGACAGATGGCGTGATTGAAAAAATCGGCTGGCTGCCAAAGGGCGGTTACCGGATTGGTGTAAGAAGTCCGTCGGGCGGATATTTTTATTATGCACATTTAGCAGAATATGCGAAAGAATTTGCAATCGGAGAAAAAGTGGAGGCAGGAGGCCTGCTTGGTCTGATGGGAGACACCGGTTATAGCGAAATTGAGGGCACAACCGGCAATTTTGATGTGCACCTTCATGTAGGAATTTATGTTACAATAGAGGGAGAGGAAGTTAGCGTAAACGCTTATCCTGTTTTAGCGGAACTTGCAGACGGAATGGATTTCGTGGAACTGAAATAG
- a CDS encoding aminoacyl-histidine dipeptidase, protein MSKLENLKPQKVFYFFEKICSIPHGSRNTKAISDYLVSFAKDHNLEYYQDDSNNVVMIQEATKGYEDAEPIIIQGHMDMVCEKESGVEIDFEKDGLDLYVEDGFLKARGTTLGGDDGIAVAYALAILDSPEISHPRLEVVITVDEEIGMLGAEVIDLSMLKGHKLLNIDSDVEGSFLTSCAGGMTAKAEIPVTYQKQEGCLFHLKLTGLVGGHSGSEIDKERANAVVLAGRVLKYISDRMNVGLVSLAGGLKDNAIPREVQMDVLVSEDDKKAFEDTIATITTILQKEYSMTDAGLVLECSDAGNQEVEMLSFTSMSKVIFYLRNMPNGIQHMSMAMPGLVETSLNAGIMELKGDVFTVTHSIRSSVSTRKEELKEKLEYLVSFLGGELEVSGDYPAWEYRAKSSMRDLISEVYQDLYHKEPVFEAIHAGLECGILSGKIADLDCVSFGPTNLDIHTPQERLDIASTERVWNLVVEFLKRAK, encoded by the coding sequence ATGAGTAAATTAGAGAATTTAAAACCACAAAAAGTATTTTATTTTTTTGAAAAGATTTGTTCCATTCCACATGGATCTAGAAATACAAAGGCAATCAGTGATTACCTTGTTTCCTTTGCAAAAGATCACAATCTGGAATATTACCAGGATGATTCGAATAATGTGGTAATGATTCAGGAAGCAACAAAGGGATACGAAGACGCTGAGCCAATTATTATCCAGGGACATATGGATATGGTCTGCGAAAAAGAAAGCGGTGTCGAAATCGATTTCGAAAAAGACGGCTTAGACCTTTATGTAGAGGATGGTTTCTTAAAAGCAAGAGGAACCACACTTGGCGGTGATGACGGAATCGCAGTTGCTTATGCACTTGCTATCTTAGACAGCCCGGAAATTTCACATCCAAGACTTGAGGTTGTGATTACTGTTGATGAAGAGATTGGCATGCTTGGAGCAGAAGTGATTGATTTATCTATGTTAAAGGGTCATAAGTTATTAAACATTGACTCGGATGTAGAAGGTTCTTTCTTAACTAGCTGTGCAGGAGGAATGACTGCAAAGGCAGAGATTCCGGTAACCTATCAGAAGCAGGAAGGATGCCTGTTCCATTTGAAACTTACAGGACTTGTCGGTGGACATTCCGGAAGTGAAATCGATAAAGAACGTGCCAACGCCGTTGTTTTAGCCGGCCGTGTCTTAAAATACATTTCGGACCGTATGAATGTAGGGTTAGTATCCCTTGCAGGCGGTTTAAAGGACAATGCCATTCCACGTGAAGTGCAGATGGACGTTTTAGTCAGTGAGGACGATAAAAAAGCATTTGAAGATACAATTGCAACAATTACAACAATTCTTCAGAAAGAATACAGCATGACAGACGCTGGACTTGTCCTTGAATGCAGCGATGCCGGAAATCAGGAGGTAGAAATGTTATCGTTTACCTCTATGTCAAAAGTGATTTTCTACTTAAGAAATATGCCAAATGGAATCCAGCACATGAGCATGGCAATGCCGGGACTTGTTGAGACTTCTTTAAATGCCGGAATTATGGAATTAAAAGGCGATGTATTTACCGTGACACATTCCATCCGAAGCAGTGTTTCTACCAGAAAAGAGGAATTAAAAGAAAAATTAGAGTATCTGGTATCTTTCCTGGGCGGAGAACTAGAAGTCAGTGGAGATTATCCGGCTTGGGAATACCGTGCAAAATCATCCATGCGTGATCTGATTTCAGAGGTATACCAGGATCTTTACCACAAAGAGCCTGTATTTGAAGCAATTCATGCCGGACTGGAATGCGGAATCCTTTCTGGAAAAATTGCAGATTTAGATTGTGTATCCTTTGGCCCGACCAACTTAGATATTCATACACCACAGGAGAGATTAGATATCGCATCCACAGAACGTGTGTGGAATCTTGTTGTTGAGTTCTTAAAAAGAGCAAAATAA
- a CDS encoding nucleoside recognition domain-containing protein translates to MRKNIMLFPILLFILYILVCPKDAVNSASFGLMLWYQKVLPSLLPFAILSNILIDSGYLPYFTKYLYPVTKLFLPTSEAGSYAVLSGFLFGFPMGAKNSARLCQNHLISKTEAEILTIVCNNISPVFICGYIMSQQLHLPELCPYAILLVYAPPLLLGAILLRKNKTNIESKKIPASRPQMNFKIIDTGIMNGFETLTKLGGYIMLFSILSSALLKIPLSIKLQCILIGITEITNGIAHIPVSESANCLQILFALGITAWGGLSGLAQTCSVTKECPFSIKRYVRYRILFACLTMAMTYLFFFFTNTR, encoded by the coding sequence ATGCGAAAAAATATCATGCTATTTCCAATTCTCTTATTTATCCTCTATATCTTAGTATGCCCAAAGGATGCTGTCAATTCCGCATCCTTTGGTTTAATGCTCTGGTATCAGAAAGTATTGCCCTCCCTCTTACCATTTGCAATTTTGTCCAATATTTTAATTGATTCCGGATATCTGCCGTATTTCACAAAATATCTTTACCCTGTCACAAAACTTTTTCTTCCAACCAGCGAGGCTGGTTCTTATGCAGTGCTTTCCGGCTTCCTGTTCGGCTTTCCCATGGGAGCAAAAAACAGCGCCAGACTCTGCCAGAATCATCTGATTTCAAAAACTGAAGCTGAAATTTTAACCATTGTCTGCAACAACATCAGTCCTGTTTTTATCTGTGGTTATATCATGTCCCAACAGCTTCATCTTCCAGAGCTTTGCCCTTACGCCATCCTTTTAGTCTATGCGCCTCCACTTTTACTAGGAGCCATTCTTTTGCGAAAAAACAAGACAAATATCGAATCCAAGAAAATACCGGCATCCAGACCTCAAATGAACTTTAAAATCATAGATACCGGCATTATGAATGGATTTGAAACACTGACCAAACTTGGCGGTTATATTATGCTGTTTTCCATACTTTCCTCTGCCTTACTCAAGATTCCTCTTTCCATAAAACTGCAATGTATTCTGATTGGCATCACAGAAATCACAAACGGAATTGCTCATATTCCGGTGTCGGAATCTGCAAACTGTTTGCAAATTCTATTTGCCCTTGGAATCACGGCCTGGGGAGGTCTTAGTGGTCTTGCACAAACCTGCTCTGTCACAAAAGAGTGTCCTTTTTCCATAAAAAGATACGTCCGATATCGCATTCTGTTTGCCTGTCTGACCATGGCAATGACGTATCTGTTTTTCTTTTTTACAAATACTAGATAA
- a CDS encoding ATPase, with product MSSRIEQIIEEIEEYIDNCKYQPLSSTKILVNKDEMEELLHELRAKTPGEIKRYQKIISQEQAIIADANERAAQIIAAAELQNTEMVSEHQIMQQAYAQANEVVMVATKQAQEILDNATLEANSIKMNAMAYTDDMLAKFEGVLVNAIDTSKARYDNLIGSLDSYLEIVKSNRAEMNPVEEPQQPEPETAKPEDEPAEKEAPESEKAPELI from the coding sequence ATGAGCAGTAGAATTGAACAGATTATTGAAGAAATTGAAGAATACATTGATAACTGTAAGTATCAGCCATTGTCTTCTACAAAGATTCTGGTGAATAAGGATGAGATGGAAGAACTTTTACATGAACTTCGTGCAAAGACACCAGGCGAAATCAAACGTTATCAGAAGATTATCAGCCAGGAGCAGGCAATCATTGCCGATGCGAATGAACGTGCGGCACAGATTATTGCGGCGGCTGAGTTACAGAATACCGAGATGGTAAGTGAACATCAGATTATGCAACAGGCTTATGCGCAGGCAAACGAGGTTGTCATGGTAGCAACCAAGCAGGCGCAGGAGATTTTGGATAATGCAACCTTAGAGGCAAACAGCATTAAGATGAATGCGATGGCGTATACCGATGATATGCTTGCAAAATTCGAAGGTGTTCTTGTCAATGCGATTGATACATCAAAAGCACGTTATGACAATTTGATTGGTTCTCTTGACAGTTACCTTGAGATTGTAAAATCAAACCGTGCAGAGATGAATCCGGTTGAGGAACCACAGCAGCCAGAACCTGAGACTGCAAAGCCAGAGGATGAGCCGGCAGAAAAAGAAGCTCCTGAGAGTGAAAAGGCGCCGGAGCTTATCTAG
- the coaD gene encoding pantetheine-phosphate adenylyltransferase, with amino-acid sequence MKRAIYPGSFDPMTFGHIDMIERSSKIVDELVVGVLNNSAKNSLFSLDERVSMIKEMTSSIPNVTVASFDGLLVDYMKEIDATIIVRGLRAVTDFEYELQIAQTNHVENPDVETIFLTTNLKYSYLSSSVVREFASYGGDISKFVPEQFIERIYAKYNIIK; translated from the coding sequence ATGAAAAGAGCAATTTATCCGGGCAGCTTTGATCCTATGACGTTTGGTCATATCGATATGATTGAACGTTCTTCTAAAATTGTGGATGAGCTTGTCGTTGGAGTCTTAAATAACAGCGCAAAAAATTCATTGTTTTCTCTGGATGAACGTGTTAGTATGATAAAAGAGATGACAAGTTCCATTCCAAATGTTACAGTTGCGTCTTTTGACGGACTTTTAGTCGATTATATGAAAGAGATTGATGCAACGATTATTGTAAGAGGATTGCGGGCAGTTACGGATTTTGAATATGAGTTACAGATTGCACAGACGAATCATGTAGAGAATCCGGATGTTGAGACGATATTCTTGACAACCAATCTGAAATATTCTTATTTGAGTTCTAGTGTTGTCCGAGAGTTTGCATCTTATGGGGGCGATATTTCCAAATTCGTTCCAGAACAGTTTATTGAAAGAATTTACGCAAAGTATAATATCATCAAATAA
- the rsmD gene encoding 16S rRNA (guanine(966)-N(2))-methyltransferase RsmD — MRIIAGTARSLPLKTIEGRDTRPTTDRIKETLFNVLQNDIPGCYFLDLFAGSGQIGLEAVSRGASYAVFVENGKKAAACIEDNIHFTKFDRQCKLVSMDVMAALRSLEGNYRFDVIFMDPPYDNLLEKDVLSYLAESSLLKENTQIIVEASLRTDFSYLDELGYDLIKLKKYKTNMHAFIQKKEQ, encoded by the coding sequence ATGAGAATTATAGCTGGTACGGCAAGAAGTCTTCCTTTAAAAACAATCGAAGGAAGAGATACGAGACCAACAACAGACAGAATCAAGGAGACACTGTTTAATGTGCTTCAAAATGATATCCCAGGCTGCTATTTTTTAGACCTTTTTGCAGGAAGCGGGCAGATTGGGTTAGAGGCAGTCAGCCGTGGCGCAAGTTATGCGGTTTTTGTGGAAAATGGGAAAAAGGCAGCTGCCTGTATTGAGGACAACATCCACTTCACCAAATTTGACAGACAATGCAAACTTGTTTCGATGGATGTCATGGCGGCGTTGCGTTCCTTAGAAGGAAACTACCGATTCGATGTTATCTTTATGGACCCGCCGTATGATAACCTGCTGGAAAAGGATGTCCTTTCTTATCTGGCAGAATCCTCTCTTTTAAAAGAGAATACCCAGATTATCGTGGAGGCGTCTTTACGAACCGATTTTTCCTATCTGGACGAGTTGGGATATGATTTAATCAAATTAAAAAAATATAAAACAAATATGCATGCTTTTATTCAAAAGAAAGAACAGTAA
- a CDS encoding CinA family protein has protein sequence MRKDIKTSSDIQKESLESSIYKLLKKYQLTMTTAESCTGGLIAATLINVPGISEFLTEGYITYSNDAKVKMIGVSRDTIDTYGVVSAETAAEMARCVAKTADVKAALSATGVAGPDGGTKDCPVGTVYLGCYLDGTVVTERHLFLGDRQTVRESAVEYALKLLQKTILAKYEE, from the coding sequence ATGAGAAAAGACATAAAAACATCCAGTGACATCCAAAAGGAGTCACTGGAATCTTCTATTTATAAATTGTTAAAAAAATATCAATTAACGATGACAACGGCGGAGTCCTGCACCGGAGGATTGATTGCGGCAACGTTAATCAATGTTCCTGGCATATCGGAATTTTTGACAGAAGGCTATATCACCTACTCCAATGATGCCAAAGTAAAAATGATTGGCGTAAGCCGTGATACGATTGATACCTACGGCGTTGTAAGCGCCGAGACGGCTGCAGAGATGGCACGCTGCGTGGCAAAGACAGCAGATGTAAAGGCAGCGTTATCGGCAACCGGAGTGGCAGGACCGGACGGCGGCACAAAGGATTGCCCGGTTGGGACGGTTTATCTTGGATGTTATCTGGACGGAACGGTAGTGACAGAACGCCATCTGTTTCTTGGAGACAGACAAACGGTCAGAGAAAGCGCCGTAGAATATGCGTTAAAGCTTTTGCAAAAGACGATTTTGGCAAAATATGAAGAATAA
- the pgsA gene encoding CDP-diacylglycerol--glycerol-3-phosphate 3-phosphatidyltransferase — protein sequence MNLPNKLTIFRVILIPFFVCLLLMPNTSGYNNYIAVAIFIVASLTDFLDGKIARKYNLVTNFGKFMDPLADKLLVCSAMICLIQMNLLPAWIVVIIIAREFIISGFRLVASDNGVVIAASYWGKFKTTFQMLMVIDLILSASIPVLKIPGVVLTYIALALTVISLLDYIIKNKDVLKEQN from the coding sequence ATGAATTTACCAAATAAACTTACTATTTTTCGTGTAATATTAATTCCATTTTTTGTATGTTTGCTTTTGATGCCAAATACTTCTGGCTATAATAACTACATTGCAGTTGCAATTTTTATTGTAGCCAGCCTTACCGATTTTTTAGATGGCAAAATCGCAAGAAAATACAACCTTGTAACAAACTTTGGAAAATTTATGGACCCGCTTGCAGATAAACTTTTGGTTTGTTCTGCTATGATTTGTCTGATTCAGATGAACCTGCTTCCGGCATGGATTGTAGTGATTATCATTGCAAGAGAGTTTATTATCAGTGGTTTCCGTCTGGTAGCTTCGGACAATGGTGTTGTCATAGCAGCAAGTTACTGGGGCAAATTCAAGACAACATTTCAGATGTTAATGGTAATCGATTTGATTTTAAGTGCCAGCATTCCTGTTTTAAAAATACCAGGTGTTGTTCTTACTTACATCGCATTGGCATTGACCGTGATTTCATTGCTTGATTACATTATTAAGAATAAAGATGTCTTGAAAGAGCAGAACTAG
- the rimO gene encoding 30S ribosomal protein S12 methylthiotransferase RimO, with the protein MKLLFISLGCDKNRVDTEFMLGMLRDDGIEMTDDEYEADIIVINSCCFINDAKEESINTILEMAEHKKDANLKALIVTGCLAQRYQDEIKKEIPEVDAILGTNSYEDIVNAVHQTLEGKFYENYHTLEDLPSVKTKRTVTTGGHFAYLKIAEGCNKHCTYCIIPSIRGNYRSVPMEDLLAQAKDLVEGGVKELILVAQETTLYGVDLYGEKSLHKLLDELNKIPGLFWIRIMYCYPEEIYEELLESMIQNEKVCHYLDMPIQHSSDAILKRMGRKTSHDDLVRIVTHVRERIPDITLRTTLICGFPGETQEMHEELMEFIDEMEFDRLGAFTYSPEEGTPAATFEDQIDEEQKTLWQQEVMELQEEIIFDKNEEMKGRKLYAFIEGKVADENAYIGRTYRDAPDIDGYIFINTDEELMTGDIVKVEVTGAYEYDLIGEICQ; encoded by the coding sequence ATGAAGTTATTATTTATATCATTAGGATGCGATAAGAACCGTGTCGATACCGAGTTTATGCTTGGAATGCTTCGTGACGACGGAATTGAGATGACGGATGATGAATATGAAGCAGACATCATAGTCATCAACAGCTGTTGTTTTATCAATGACGCAAAAGAAGAGAGCATCAACACGATTTTAGAGATGGCGGAACACAAAAAAGACGCAAACTTAAAAGCCTTGATTGTGACCGGATGTCTTGCACAGCGCTATCAGGATGAAATCAAAAAAGAAATTCCTGAGGTGGATGCAATCCTTGGAACAAATTCATATGAAGATATTGTGAATGCAGTTCATCAGACTTTAGAAGGCAAATTTTATGAAAATTACCACACTTTAGAAGATTTACCTTCTGTTAAGACAAAAAGAACCGTGACAACCGGTGGCCATTTTGCCTATTTAAAAATTGCAGAAGGATGCAACAAACACTGTACGTACTGCATCATTCCTTCTATACGAGGAAATTATAGAAGTGTGCCGATGGAAGATTTGCTTGCACAGGCGAAAGATCTGGTGGAGGGCGGCGTAAAAGAACTGATTTTAGTGGCGCAGGAGACCACACTTTATGGTGTTGACCTTTACGGTGAAAAATCTCTCCACAAATTGTTAGACGAACTAAATAAGATTCCAGGACTTTTCTGGATTCGGATTATGTACTGCTACCCAGAAGAAATCTATGAAGAATTGCTAGAATCTATGATTCAAAACGAAAAAGTCTGCCATTACTTAGATATGCCAATCCAGCACTCATCGGATGCAATCTTAAAACGTATGGGCAGAAAAACCAGCCATGATGATTTGGTTCGTATCGTGACACATGTAAGGGAGCGTATTCCAGATATTACGCTTCGTACCACCCTGATTTGTGGTTTCCCGGGTGAGACACAGGAAATGCATGAAGAACTGATGGAATTCATCGACGAGATGGAATTTGACCGTCTTGGAGCATTTACGTATTCTCCAGAGGAGGGAACACCTGCTGCAACGTTTGAAGATCAGATTGACGAAGAACAAAAAACACTCTGGCAGCAAGAAGTGATGGAACTTCAGGAAGAGATTATTTTTGATAAAAATGAAGAGATGAAAGGGCGCAAGCTGTACGCTTTCATTGAAGGAAAAGTGGCAGATGAAAACGCTTACATCGGCAGAACCTACCGCGATGCACCGGATATTGACGGATACATTTTCATCAATACCGACGAGGAACTGATGACAGGTGATATCGTAAAGGTAGAAGTAACAGGCGCTTATGAATACGATTTGATTGGAGAGATTTGTCAGTAG
- the rpoZ gene encoding DNA-directed RNA polymerase subunit omega: MIHPSYVELMKVVNNDVEIGEEPVVNSRYSIVIATAKRARQIIAGDEPMTCNSPCDKPLSIAVQELYEGKVKIIPDENPND; this comes from the coding sequence ATGATACATCCATCTTATGTAGAATTAATGAAAGTCGTAAACAATGACGTAGAAATCGGGGAAGAACCAGTTGTAAACAGCCGTTATTCCATCGTAATTGCAACTGCAAAAAGAGCAAGACAGATTATTGCCGGTGACGAACCAATGACTTGCAACAGCCCATGTGATAAACCATTATCCATCGCTGTTCAGGAATTGTACGAAGGAAAAGTTAAGATTATTCCAGACGAGAATCCTAACGACTAA
- the gmk gene encoding guanylate kinase, producing the protein MAQNRKGILIVLSGFSGSGKGTIMKELMKKHSDVYALSISATTRAPRVGETDGIEYFFKTKEQFEEMIKNEELIEYAQYVEHYYGTPKAYVTEQLEAGKDVILEIEIQGALKIKEKFPDTLLLFVMPPSANELKERLVGRGTEKMSVIESRLHRAVEEAEGIENYDYLVINDKLEECVEQVHSIIENEHVKVSRNIEFINSMRKELQSFSKGE; encoded by the coding sequence ATGGCACAGAATAGAAAAGGAATCTTAATTGTCCTTTCAGGATTTTCCGGTTCTGGAAAAGGAACAATTATGAAAGAACTCATGAAAAAACATTCCGATGTTTATGCACTTTCCATCTCGGCGACCACAAGAGCTCCAAGAGTGGGGGAAACAGATGGAATCGAGTATTTCTTCAAGACAAAAGAGCAGTTTGAAGAGATGATAAAAAATGAGGAACTCATCGAATATGCACAGTACGTGGAACATTATTATGGCACGCCAAAAGCATATGTTACAGAACAGTTAGAAGCTGGGAAAGATGTAATTTTAGAGATTGAGATTCAGGGAGCCTTAAAGATAAAAGAAAAGTTCCCGGATACCTTGCTCTTATTTGTGATGCCGCCGAGCGCGAATGAATTAAAGGAGCGTCTAGTGGGCAGAGGAACTGAGAAAATGAGCGTGATTGAATCCCGTCTGCACCGTGCAGTAGAAGAGGCAGAAGGAATCGAAAATTACGATTATTTAGTGATAAATGACAAGTTAGAAGAATGTGTGGAACAGGTACATTCCATTATAGAAAATGAACATGTCAAAGTATCACGCAATATAGAATTTATCAACAGTATGCGCAAAGAGCTTCAGAGCTTTTCGAAAGGAGAATAA
- a CDS encoding DUF370 domain-containing protein translates to MARLMNIGFGNVVNTDKIITIISFESAPAKRMVQRAKEQQNLIDATQGRRTKSVIFMENDTIIVSALQPETLSNRFNGNLNDTEVEHGTE, encoded by the coding sequence ATGGCTAGATTGATGAATATTGGATTTGGAAATGTTGTAAATACGGATAAGATTATTACCATTATTTCGTTTGAGTCGGCACCGGCAAAGAGAATGGTGCAAAGGGCAAAAGAACAGCAAAACCTGATTGATGCAACACAGGGACGCAGAACCAAGAGTGTTATTTTCATGGAGAATGATACGATTATTGTGTCTGCATTGCAACCGGAGACATTATCAAACCGTTTCAATGGCAATCTAAATGATACAGAGGTAGAACATGGCACAGAATAG
- a CDS encoding YicC/YloC family endoribonuclease, translating to MIKSMTGFGRQEVTEGNRKFTVEIKSVNHRYLDVNIKMPKKLNFFESSIRSLLKEYMERGKVDLFISYEDYSEKNGALKYNEDIAGQYLAYLNEMAEHFKLENDIRVSTLSRYPEVFTMEEQTIDEKELWSVLEKAIRGACEQFVASRIKEGEHLRADLCDKLDGMLTYVDFIEERSPILLKEYKERLEEKVKELLGDKQIDDARIATEVTIFADKVCVDEETVRLKSHIKSTKETLMAGGSVGRKLDFIAQEMNREANTILSKANDLEISDIGINLKTDIEKVREQIQNIE from the coding sequence ATGATTAAGAGTATGACCGGTTTTGGCCGGCAGGAAGTAACAGAGGGAAACCGTAAATTTACGGTGGAGATTAAGTCTGTGAATCATCGCTATCTGGATGTGAACATCAAGATGCCGAAGAAATTGAACTTTTTTGAGAGTTCCATCCGCAGTCTTTTGAAAGAATATATGGAAAGAGGAAAGGTTGACCTTTTTATTTCCTATGAAGATTATTCTGAGAAGAACGGTGCGCTCAAATACAATGAGGATATTGCAGGACAGTATCTTGCGTATCTGAACGAGATGGCAGAGCATTTTAAGTTGGAGAATGACATTCGTGTCAGCACATTGTCTCGCTATCCGGAAGTTTTCACGATGGAAGAGCAGACAATAGATGAAAAGGAATTGTGGTCTGTTTTAGAAAAAGCAATCCGCGGTGCCTGTGAGCAGTTCGTGGCAAGCCGTATCAAAGAGGGCGAGCATTTAAGAGCCGATTTGTGTGACAAGTTAGACGGAATGCTTACCTACGTTGATTTTATCGAGGAACGTTCCCCGATTCTTTTGAAAGAATACAAAGAACGTCTTGAGGAAAAAGTAAAAGAGCTGTTAGGTGACAAACAGATTGATGATGCACGAATCGCAACTGAGGTTACAATTTTTGCAGACAAGGTCTGTGTGGATGAGGAGACGGTTCGTTTAAAGAGCCACATCAAGAGCACGAAAGAGACGCTTATGGCTGGCGGCAGTGTTGGCCGAAAGCTTGACTTTATTGCGCAGGAGATGAATCGTGAAGCAAATACGATTTTATCAAAAGCGAATGACCTTGAGATTTCAGATATTGGAATCAACTTAAAGACAGATATTGAAAAAGTCAGAGAACAGATTCAGAATATCGAATAG